A genomic window from Gemmatimonadaceae bacterium includes:
- a CDS encoding ATP-binding cassette domain-containing protein, giving the protein MTALLRIESVEKTYATVRAVAGISLDVHAGEAVALLGPNGAGKTTLLRMLVGITRPDRGRILWDGAERVTLPASEMGYLPEDRGLYQDMPILRTLAYFARLRGVPAVDATRRAAEWLARFELADRAGEKLSALSKGNQQKVQFAAAVLHAPRFVILDEPFSGLDPLNQELFLTLVRELRERGTTILFSAHQMSLVERMADRVFVMHRGRELLHAPTAELVGGGSLHDLYVQKVREANAEAGIAGTEAA; this is encoded by the coding sequence ATGACGGCACTCCTCCGAATTGAGTCGGTCGAGAAGACCTACGCGACCGTGCGCGCTGTCGCCGGCATCTCGCTCGATGTGCACGCTGGCGAGGCCGTCGCGCTGCTCGGCCCCAACGGCGCGGGCAAGACCACGCTACTCCGGATGCTCGTGGGCATCACCCGCCCCGACCGTGGGCGCATCCTGTGGGACGGCGCCGAGCGGGTGACACTTCCGGCATCCGAGATGGGCTATCTGCCCGAGGATCGCGGGCTGTATCAGGATATGCCGATTCTGCGCACACTGGCCTACTTTGCGCGGCTGCGCGGTGTGCCGGCGGTTGACGCAACACGCCGAGCTGCGGAGTGGCTCGCGCGATTCGAGCTTGCTGACCGAGCCGGCGAGAAGCTCAGCGCCCTCTCCAAGGGCAACCAACAGAAGGTGCAGTTCGCCGCCGCCGTACTACACGCGCCGCGCTTCGTCATCCTCGACGAACCGTTCAGCGGGCTCGACCCGCTCAACCAGGAACTGTTCCTCACATTGGTGCGCGAGCTGCGCGAACGCGGCACGACCATCCTCTTCAGCGCACACCAGATGTCGCTCGTCGAACGGATGGCCGACCGGGTCTTCGTGATGCACCGCGGGCGCGAGCTGTTGCACGCACCCACCGCTGAGCTCGTGGGCGGCGGGTCCCTGCACGACCTCTATGTGCAGAAGGTGCGTGAGGCCAACGCCGAGGCCGGCATTGCCGGCACGGAGGCCGCGTGA
- a CDS encoding winged helix-turn-helix transcriptional regulator: protein MVARSPLPAADLDRLFRALADGTRRDIVARVLAGEEASVSALAARYDMSFAAVQKHVAVLEEAGLVTKRPHGRERLVRGNPERIARARELLLQLEQLWLSRFSQLDAILAEPRPPKE, encoded by the coding sequence ATGGTTGCACGTTCTCCCCTCCCCGCGGCGGATCTGGACCGGCTGTTCCGCGCCCTCGCCGACGGCACGCGCCGCGACATCGTCGCGCGGGTTCTCGCCGGCGAGGAGGCGTCCGTGTCCGCACTCGCGGCGCGCTACGATATGTCCTTCGCGGCCGTGCAGAAGCACGTGGCCGTGCTGGAGGAGGCTGGACTCGTGACCAAACGTCCCCACGGCCGCGAGCGCCTCGTGCGCGGCAACCCGGAGCGCATCGCGCGGGCGCGCGAGCTGCTCCTGCAACTCGAGCAGCTCTGGCTGTCGCGCTTCAGCCAGCTCGATGCCATCCTCGCCGAACCCCGTCCCCCCAAGGAGTAG
- a CDS encoding metal-dependent hydrolase, with the protein MFVGHLAVAFAAKKAKPEVHVGWFIVAVSFVDLIWPILLLLGLERVEVEPGNTAFTPLAFVHYPWTHSLLMGFAWAAVLAGLARWRGVARNGAALIGALVLSHWVLDFVTHRPDLPLWPHGGPLLGLGLWNSIGGTFAIEGAMWIVGIAMWYSACRPRGVGGWAAIVSFVLVSTVIWAGGAFAPPPPTAQDVAVGALMGWIIVPWAWWIERASAPRGSLRENRPGAPAN; encoded by the coding sequence GTGTTCGTCGGTCACCTCGCCGTTGCCTTCGCCGCCAAGAAGGCCAAGCCGGAAGTGCACGTCGGCTGGTTCATCGTCGCCGTCTCGTTCGTGGACCTGATCTGGCCGATCCTGCTGCTGCTCGGACTCGAGCGCGTGGAAGTGGAACCGGGCAACACGGCCTTCACGCCGCTGGCCTTCGTGCACTATCCGTGGACGCACAGCCTGTTGATGGGCTTTGCCTGGGCGGCGGTGCTCGCCGGGCTGGCACGTTGGCGCGGCGTGGCACGCAACGGCGCCGCGTTGATTGGCGCCCTGGTGCTCAGCCATTGGGTGCTGGACTTCGTGACGCATCGTCCGGACTTGCCGCTGTGGCCGCACGGCGGGCCGTTGCTCGGCCTCGGCTTGTGGAATTCCATCGGCGGCACCTTCGCGATCGAAGGCGCGATGTGGATTGTCGGCATCGCGATGTGGTACTCGGCGTGCCGGCCGCGCGGCGTCGGCGGCTGGGCGGCGATCGTCAGCTTCGTACTGGTGAGCACGGTGATCTGGGCGGGCGGTGCCTTCGCTCCGCCGCCGCCGACAGCTCAGGATGTCGCGGTCGGTGCGCTGATGGGGTGGATCATCGTACCCTGGGCCTGGTGGATCGAGCGAGCGTCCGCGCCGCGAGGATCCCTCCGAGAAAACCGCCCAGGTGCGCCTGCCAACTGA
- the leuS gene encoding leucine--tRNA ligase, which produces MTASVPEPVTYDPAVVEARWRERWAERGTHRTDLATGERPFYALMMFPYPSAEGLHVGNLFAFTGCDIYARFQRLQGHTVFEPLGYDAFGIHSENFALKVGRHPMELIPSNIRNFRRQLDRAGLMVDWSKSVDTTDPAYYKWTQWVFLQLHKQGLAYKKAAAVNWCPSCKTVLANEQVVNGACERCGTMVEQRFLEQWFFNISKYAPRLLANLDTMDWSATTKQAQRNWIGRSDGARLRFPVLDPLADAGSSAVAVTTELRTDRTSIEVFTTRPDTIFGATYLVLAPEHPLVEELTTPMQEGVVREYRARAAKQDLVSRKTSKEKTGEFTGSYAVNPATGEMIPIWIADYVLMEYGTGAIMAVPGHDERDFEFATKFELPILRVVAGPGDDAKTPLGDAAYVGDGVLVNSEQFDGLGVDEGKAKVTAWLAERRAGEAVTNYRLHDWCISRQRYWGPPIPIIYCDACGTVPVPESQLPVLLPDIPDFKPDDSGISPLARHEEWYHVPCPTCGKQARRETDVSDTFLDSAWYFLRYPSVGRDDVAFDAATTKKWLPVTTYIGGNEHAVLHLLYSRFITMVLHDAGLLDFEEPFTKFRAHGLIIREGAKMSKSRGNVVNPDEYIEQWGADAFRTYLMFLGPFEEGGDFRDGGISGVKRFLDRLWIAVRDRDDAAAPDAEVQRKLHATIKKVGEDVPALSYNTAIAAMMEYMNTVRKNERTAARAEVEPVVQLVAPFAPHVAEELWAILGHQTSVFDSRWPAYDPALLVSDEIELVVQVGGKTRGKVLVPKDVTQEAALAAAKADPVIGKFITGEPRKVILVPGRLLNVVL; this is translated from the coding sequence ATGACTGCATCAGTTCCTGAGCCCGTGACCTACGATCCGGCAGTGGTCGAGGCGCGTTGGCGGGAGCGTTGGGCCGAGCGCGGTACGCACCGCACCGACCTCGCGACCGGCGAGCGCCCGTTCTACGCCTTGATGATGTTCCCCTACCCGTCGGCCGAAGGCCTGCACGTGGGGAATCTCTTCGCGTTCACTGGTTGTGATATCTATGCGCGCTTCCAGCGCCTGCAAGGCCACACGGTCTTCGAGCCGCTGGGCTACGACGCGTTCGGCATCCACTCGGAGAACTTCGCGCTGAAGGTCGGGCGGCATCCGATGGAGCTGATTCCGAGCAACATCCGGAACTTCCGCCGGCAGCTCGACCGCGCCGGCCTGATGGTGGATTGGTCCAAGTCGGTGGATACGACCGACCCCGCGTACTACAAGTGGACGCAGTGGGTGTTCCTGCAGCTGCACAAGCAGGGCCTGGCTTACAAGAAGGCGGCGGCGGTGAACTGGTGCCCGTCGTGCAAGACGGTGCTCGCCAACGAGCAGGTCGTGAACGGCGCCTGCGAGCGCTGCGGCACGATGGTCGAGCAGCGCTTCCTGGAGCAGTGGTTCTTCAACATCTCCAAGTACGCGCCGCGCCTGCTGGCCAATCTCGACACGATGGACTGGTCGGCGACGACCAAGCAGGCGCAGCGGAACTGGATCGGCCGCTCCGACGGCGCGCGCCTGCGCTTCCCGGTGCTCGACCCGCTGGCCGACGCCGGCAGCTCGGCCGTGGCGGTGACTACGGAGCTGCGCACCGACCGCACGAGCATCGAGGTCTTCACCACGCGCCCGGACACGATCTTCGGCGCGACGTACTTGGTGCTGGCGCCGGAGCATCCGCTGGTGGAGGAGCTCACGACGCCGATGCAGGAGGGCGTGGTGCGCGAGTATCGCGCGCGTGCCGCCAAGCAGGACCTCGTGAGCCGCAAGACCAGCAAGGAGAAGACGGGCGAGTTCACCGGCTCGTACGCGGTGAACCCGGCCACCGGCGAGATGATCCCGATCTGGATCGCCGACTACGTGCTGATGGAGTACGGAACCGGCGCGATTATGGCGGTGCCGGGCCACGATGAACGCGACTTCGAGTTTGCGACGAAGTTCGAGCTGCCGATCCTGCGCGTGGTGGCCGGCCCGGGCGACGATGCCAAGACGCCGCTCGGCGATGCGGCCTACGTCGGCGACGGCGTGCTCGTGAACTCCGAGCAGTTCGACGGGCTCGGTGTGGACGAGGGCAAGGCCAAGGTCACCGCGTGGCTGGCGGAGCGCCGTGCCGGCGAGGCGGTGACGAACTACCGTCTGCACGACTGGTGCATCTCGCGGCAGCGCTACTGGGGTCCGCCGATCCCGATTATCTACTGCGACGCCTGCGGCACCGTGCCGGTGCCGGAGTCGCAGCTGCCGGTGCTGCTGCCTGACATCCCCGACTTCAAGCCGGACGACTCGGGCATCTCGCCGCTGGCGCGCCACGAGGAGTGGTATCACGTGCCGTGCCCGACCTGCGGCAAGCAGGCGCGGCGCGAGACCGATGTCAGCGACACCTTCCTCGACTCGGCCTGGTACTTCCTCCGTTACCCCAGCGTGGGCCGCGACGACGTGGCCTTCGACGCCGCCACGACGAAGAAGTGGCTGCCGGTGACGACGTACATCGGCGGCAACGAGCACGCCGTGCTGCACCTGCTGTACTCGCGCTTCATCACGATGGTGCTGCACGACGCGGGGCTGCTCGACTTCGAGGAGCCGTTCACGAAGTTCCGCGCGCACGGGTTGATCATCCGCGAGGGCGCGAAGATGTCGAAGTCGCGCGGCAACGTGGTGAACCCGGACGAGTACATCGAGCAGTGGGGCGCGGATGCGTTCCGCACCTACCTGATGTTCCTCGGCCCCTTCGAGGAGGGCGGCGATTTCCGCGACGGCGGCATCAGCGGCGTGAAGCGCTTCCTGGACCGCCTGTGGATCGCGGTGCGCGACCGTGACGACGCGGCGGCGCCCGACGCCGAGGTGCAGCGCAAGCTGCACGCGACGATCAAGAAGGTGGGCGAGGACGTGCCGGCGCTGAGCTACAACACCGCCATCGCCGCGATGATGGAGTATATGAACACGGTGCGGAAGAACGAGCGCACGGCCGCCCGCGCCGAGGTGGAGCCGGTGGTGCAGCTCGTGGCGCCGTTCGCGCCGCACGTGGCCGAGGAACTGTGGGCGATCTTGGGGCACCAGACGAGCGTGTTCGACTCGCGCTGGCCGGCCTACGATCCGGCGCTGCTGGTGAGCGACGAGATCGAACTCGTCGTGCAGGTGGGCGGCAAGACGCGCGGCAAGGTGCTGGTCCCGAAGGACGTGACACAGGAGGCCGCGCTGGCGGCGGCCAAGGCGGATCCGGTGATCGGGAAGTTCATCACCGGGGAGCCGAGGAAGGTGATTCTGGTGCCGGGGCGGTTGCTGAACGTGGTCCTGTGA
- a CDS encoding rhomboid family intramembrane serine protease has protein sequence MNSVVRATTRTLKLQATTLGGSIAAIWAGFTAQVVTNNAVLAWGIHPRSKQGLWGILFAPFLHGSTEHLLANTVPLLVLGWLVMLRDAKHFIPVTLLSMLGAGLFAWTFGAPGSVHIGASGVVFGYLGFLMLAGWYARSLGAIALSVLVTVLWGGVVVGVLPGQPGISWQAHLGGFLGGILAARTLARSTRPRVR, from the coding sequence ATGAATTCCGTTGTTCGCGCCACGACGCGCACCCTCAAGCTCCAAGCCACCACGCTCGGCGGCTCAATTGCGGCCATTTGGGCCGGCTTCACGGCCCAGGTCGTGACCAACAATGCCGTGCTCGCCTGGGGCATCCATCCCCGCAGCAAGCAGGGACTCTGGGGAATTCTCTTCGCCCCTTTCCTGCACGGGAGTACCGAGCACCTGCTTGCCAACACCGTGCCGCTGCTCGTGCTCGGCTGGCTGGTGATGCTGCGCGACGCCAAGCACTTCATCCCCGTCACACTGCTCTCGATGCTCGGCGCCGGACTGTTCGCGTGGACCTTCGGCGCGCCGGGCAGCGTGCACATCGGCGCCAGCGGCGTCGTGTTCGGCTACCTCGGTTTCCTGATGCTCGCCGGTTGGTATGCGCGATCACTCGGCGCCATCGCGCTCAGCGTGCTCGTGACGGTGCTCTGGGGTGGCGTGGTGGTCGGAGTGCTCCCCGGCCAGCCGGGCATCAGTTGGCAGGCGCACCTGGGCGGTTTTCTCGGAGGGATCCTCGCGGCGCGGACGCTCGCTCGATCCACCAGGCCCAGGGTACGATGA
- a CDS encoding secondary thiamine-phosphate synthase enzyme YjbQ gives MPAHTHYLWFETKRRQELIDITDTVAEQLQASGIREGFALVSAMHITASVFVNDHESGLWHDILHWLEHSVAPWDPDRYRHNETGEDNAAAHLRSLTIGHEVIVPVTAGALDLGPWQRVFYGEWDGQRRKRVIVKIVGER, from the coding sequence ATGCCGGCACACACGCACTACCTGTGGTTCGAGACCAAGCGTCGTCAGGAGCTCATCGACATCACCGACACCGTGGCCGAGCAGCTGCAGGCGAGCGGCATCCGCGAGGGCTTCGCGCTGGTGTCGGCGATGCACATCACGGCCTCGGTCTTCGTGAACGACCACGAGTCCGGGCTGTGGCACGACATCCTGCACTGGTTGGAGCACAGCGTGGCGCCGTGGGATCCGGACCGGTACCGGCACAACGAGACCGGCGAGGACAACGCGGCGGCGCACCTGCGCTCGCTGACCATCGGGCACGAGGTGATCGTGCCGGTGACCGCCGGCGCGCTGGACCTCGGGCCCTGGCAGCGCGTGTTCTACGGCGAGTGGGACGGGCAGCGGCGCAAGCGGGTGATCGTCAAGATTGTCGGGGAGCGTTGA
- a CDS encoding ABC transporter permease: MASWIRDISLGLRTLRKSPGLTIVASIALMFGIGLTTMMFSIVYGALMRGLPFEDGDRIVTVWRTNPRNNITRQSLPIHDFSDVVQAQRSFTQFGAYTSGTMNVSGEDRAERYSGTWITVGALEMAGIQPSIGRTFRPGEDAPGGPRVAILGYAMWRDRFGRSPSVIGQTMRVNSEPYEIIGVMPEGFRFPNDGELWLPLQTDPLATARGNGPYVNVIGKLAPGVSIDAASAELATIYGRLAADYPESNRDFSAYAMEFTRAFIGNEASGLLYTMLGAVFFVLLIACANVANLLLDRAAHRSKEVGVRSALGASRGQIVRIFLAEAFVLSLLGTVLGIIVAKVGLDAFTRAIVDTNPPFFLSFDLYGPVLAFSIGVSLLAALMSGLIPAFQASRGDIAEILKDESRGASGMKIGKLSKALVVFEISLSCGLLVAAGLMIKSVVKANSRDTGFAMESVFTSRVGFPSSYTDTVMQRTFWEQLPERVAAIPGVQATALASGLPSAEQGFGQDGVMIEGRTYNEGSEVGRTRLGSVSSDFLKTLEIPLSQGRSIDDTDRDGALPVAIVNERFVREHFPDGDALGKRVKLGGIQPENQNPYLTIVGVFGDVMAGDPEDPRPALLLRPLAQARPQFAYIAARTAGDPMSLAPGVREAVASLNPDIPIYWPMTLREAAARQLWFVRVFGTMFAIFGLVALFLASIGLYAVMSFAVSRRTREMGIRMALGSSPGRVIRLVFSSGAWQLGLGMALGLALAAGISRLLTVILYDVQPLDPIVFSAVALTLGVAGALACFIPAQRATRADPAVAMRAE; the protein is encoded by the coding sequence ATGGCCTCTTGGATTCGCGACATCAGCCTCGGATTGCGCACCCTGCGCAAGAGCCCCGGTCTCACGATCGTTGCTTCGATTGCGCTGATGTTCGGCATCGGCCTCACGACGATGATGTTCAGCATCGTCTACGGGGCGCTGATGCGGGGCCTGCCCTTCGAGGACGGGGATCGGATCGTCACGGTGTGGAGGACGAACCCGCGCAACAACATCACGCGGCAGTCGCTACCCATCCACGACTTCTCCGACGTGGTCCAGGCGCAGCGCTCGTTCACGCAGTTCGGGGCCTACACCAGCGGCACGATGAACGTGTCCGGCGAAGATCGCGCTGAACGCTACTCAGGTACTTGGATCACGGTCGGGGCGCTGGAGATGGCCGGTATCCAGCCGTCGATTGGGCGGACCTTCCGGCCCGGCGAGGACGCGCCGGGTGGCCCCAGGGTGGCGATCCTCGGCTATGCAATGTGGCGCGACCGCTTCGGCAGGTCACCATCGGTGATCGGTCAGACGATGCGCGTCAACAGCGAGCCCTACGAGATCATCGGCGTGATGCCGGAAGGATTCCGCTTCCCGAATGACGGCGAGCTGTGGCTGCCGTTGCAGACCGACCCGCTGGCGACAGCGCGGGGCAACGGTCCCTACGTCAACGTCATCGGCAAGCTGGCGCCCGGGGTGTCCATCGACGCTGCATCGGCCGAGCTGGCCACCATCTACGGACGGCTGGCGGCGGACTATCCGGAGTCCAATCGTGACTTCTCGGCCTATGCGATGGAGTTCACGCGCGCTTTCATCGGCAATGAGGCCTCCGGCCTGCTGTACACGATGCTTGGCGCGGTGTTCTTCGTGCTGCTGATTGCCTGTGCCAACGTGGCTAACCTTTTGCTCGACCGCGCGGCGCACCGGTCCAAGGAAGTCGGCGTGCGTTCGGCGCTTGGCGCTTCGCGCGGACAGATCGTGCGGATCTTCCTGGCCGAAGCGTTCGTGCTCTCGCTCCTGGGCACGGTGCTCGGCATTATCGTCGCGAAGGTGGGCCTGGATGCTTTCACGCGGGCGATCGTGGATACGAATCCGCCGTTCTTCCTGTCCTTCGACCTCTACGGTCCCGTCCTCGCGTTCTCCATCGGCGTCTCGTTACTCGCGGCGCTGATGTCCGGCCTGATTCCCGCGTTTCAGGCATCGCGGGGCGACATCGCCGAGATCCTCAAGGACGAGTCGCGCGGCGCGTCGGGGATGAAGATCGGCAAGCTCAGCAAGGCACTGGTGGTGTTCGAGATCTCGCTGTCCTGCGGGCTGCTCGTGGCGGCCGGCTTGATGATCAAGAGCGTGGTGAAGGCCAACTCGCGCGATACGGGTTTCGCGATGGAAAGCGTGTTCACGTCGCGCGTGGGCTTCCCGTCGTCGTACACCGATACGGTGATGCAGCGGACGTTCTGGGAGCAGTTACCGGAGCGTGTGGCAGCGATCCCGGGCGTGCAGGCGACGGCGTTGGCGTCGGGGCTGCCGAGCGCGGAGCAGGGCTTCGGGCAGGACGGCGTGATGATCGAGGGCCGCACGTACAACGAAGGCAGCGAAGTGGGGCGCACGCGGCTCGGCTCGGTGTCGTCGGACTTCCTGAAGACGCTGGAGATTCCGTTGAGCCAGGGGCGGAGCATTGACGATACCGATCGTGATGGCGCGCTGCCGGTGGCGATCGTGAACGAGCGCTTCGTGCGCGAGCACTTCCCCGATGGCGATGCGCTGGGCAAGCGCGTGAAGCTCGGCGGTATCCAGCCGGAGAACCAGAACCCATATCTGACCATCGTCGGCGTGTTCGGCGACGTGATGGCCGGCGACCCCGAGGACCCGCGGCCGGCGCTGCTGCTGCGCCCACTCGCGCAGGCAAGGCCGCAGTTCGCGTACATCGCGGCGCGCACCGCCGGCGACCCGATGTCGTTGGCGCCGGGTGTACGCGAGGCCGTCGCCTCGCTAAACCCCGACATTCCCATCTATTGGCCGATGACCTTGCGGGAGGCCGCCGCGCGTCAGTTGTGGTTCGTCCGCGTGTTCGGCACGATGTTCGCGATCTTCGGGCTCGTGGCGCTGTTCCTCGCGAGCATCGGGCTGTACGCGGTGATGAGCTTTGCCGTGAGCCGGCGCACGCGCGAGATGGGCATCCGGATGGCGCTGGGCTCGTCGCCGGGCCGCGTCATCCGGCTGGTGTTCTCCAGCGGCGCGTGGCAGCTGGGTCTCGGGATGGCGCTCGGGCTGGCGCTGGCGGCGGGCATCTCGCGGTTGCTGACGGTCATCCTCTACGACGTGCAGCCGCTGGATCCGATCGTATTCAGCGCGGTGGCGTTGACGCTCGGTGTAGCCGGGGCGCTGGCCTGCTTCATCCCGGCGCAGCGGGCGACGCGGGCGGACCCGGCGGTGGCGATGCGGGCGGAGTAG
- a CDS encoding ABC transporter permease, translating to MTRWQQTLEVAHWEFTRFVKWKQQLIGLAVVLAIGIGSGFVGRMAAQAKRKPVPVAAVGAERLEFALPDAAPVAWDSTEAWTEHSARAAVENGRLKGLLLVREARDVELVLRDRAAWTDALARRLVETRQATLLARLAATTPDGAALVSPLDVRTQYTAADDGSDDDATRVAAFVILFIGATLILGGFGTMFAGITGEKQQRVTEQLVAIVPPQVWMDGKIIGLAAAAVVGTALTASAVFAVFRLLPFLFGRPQFSLPPIASAWGTLALVLVITLLGVAMWFAFMAAIAASIDDPNSSTRTLLLFAPMAPLGVALALTERADTGIAQALSLFPLTATAVLPTRLVLTTVPWWEVAASLAFLLGAVWLFRRAAGKIFGLAILTYGKEPSLREMLRWIRQA from the coding sequence GTGACGCGCTGGCAGCAGACGCTGGAGGTGGCGCACTGGGAGTTCACGCGCTTCGTGAAGTGGAAGCAGCAACTCATTGGCCTCGCCGTGGTGCTCGCAATCGGCATCGGCAGTGGCTTCGTGGGACGGATGGCCGCGCAGGCCAAGCGCAAGCCGGTGCCGGTGGCCGCCGTCGGAGCCGAACGGCTGGAGTTCGCGTTGCCGGATGCGGCGCCCGTGGCCTGGGACTCCACGGAAGCCTGGACGGAGCACTCGGCCCGCGCGGCCGTCGAGAACGGACGCCTCAAGGGTCTGCTCCTCGTGCGCGAGGCGCGTGACGTCGAGCTCGTGCTGCGCGATCGCGCGGCGTGGACCGATGCCCTCGCGCGGCGCCTCGTCGAGACGCGGCAGGCCACGCTGCTCGCGCGGCTCGCGGCGACGACGCCGGACGGCGCCGCCCTCGTCTCGCCGCTCGACGTCCGGACGCAGTATACCGCTGCCGACGACGGAAGCGACGACGATGCGACGCGGGTCGCCGCCTTCGTCATCCTCTTCATCGGCGCCACGCTCATCCTCGGCGGCTTCGGCACGATGTTCGCCGGCATCACCGGCGAGAAGCAGCAGCGGGTGACCGAGCAGCTCGTCGCCATCGTGCCGCCGCAGGTGTGGATGGATGGTAAGATCATCGGGCTGGCTGCGGCGGCCGTCGTCGGCACCGCACTCACGGCGTCGGCCGTCTTCGCCGTCTTCCGCCTGCTGCCGTTCTTGTTCGGACGCCCGCAGTTCTCCCTGCCACCGATCGCCTCGGCCTGGGGCACGCTCGCGCTCGTGTTGGTCATCACGCTGCTGGGCGTCGCGATGTGGTTCGCGTTTATGGCGGCCATCGCGGCGAGCATCGACGATCCCAACAGCTCCACGCGTACCTTGCTGCTGTTCGCCCCGATGGCACCGCTCGGCGTCGCGCTGGCGCTGACGGAGCGTGCCGACACCGGCATTGCGCAGGCACTGTCCCTCTTCCCGCTGACGGCCACCGCGGTCCTGCCGACGCGACTGGTGCTCACGACGGTGCCGTGGTGGGAGGTCGCAGCGTCACTCGCGTTCTTGCTCGGCGCCGTGTGGCTGTTCCGGCGCGCGGCAGGCAAGATCTTCGGCTTGGCGATCCTGACCTACGGCAAGGAGCCCTCGCTGCGCGAGATGCTGCGCTGGATACGGCAGGCGTAG
- a CDS encoding SRPBCC domain-containing protein codes for MASNAADLTMTIEAEYPCSVERLWEAYSDPRQLERFWGPEQWPATFTRHDMRVGGESHYYMTGPDGQRSSGWFRFLTVEPGKRFEVEDGFSNPDGSRNDAMPSMRMVFTFTATKQGSRFKSVTYFPSLEAMEELVKMGMVEGTKSAMSQIDAVLADLKTFAASRPTEAQILNDTQIRVSRVIRGSVQDVWRAHHEPALMQRWLLGPDGWTMPVCEIATKVGQRYRFEWEAEDKSQRFGFVGELLESAPPYRAVTTEQMIGMDGEPSKNEMTLTAVPAGTLLSIVITYPNKEVRDIVLGTGMTVGMETSYARLEREILVAA; via the coding sequence ATCGCCTCGAACGCCGCCGACCTCACGATGACCATCGAGGCCGAGTATCCCTGCTCGGTCGAGCGCCTCTGGGAGGCGTACTCGGACCCTCGCCAGCTCGAGCGCTTCTGGGGCCCCGAGCAGTGGCCGGCCACGTTCACGCGCCACGATATGCGCGTGGGCGGCGAGTCGCACTACTATATGACGGGCCCTGACGGTCAGCGCTCGAGCGGCTGGTTCCGCTTCCTCACCGTCGAGCCCGGCAAGCGCTTCGAGGTCGAGGACGGCTTCTCCAACCCCGACGGTAGCCGCAACGATGCGATGCCCTCGATGCGAATGGTCTTCACCTTCACCGCCACGAAGCAGGGTTCACGCTTCAAGAGCGTGACGTACTTCCCCAGCCTCGAGGCGATGGAAGAGCTCGTGAAGATGGGAATGGTGGAAGGCACGAAGTCGGCGATGAGCCAGATCGACGCCGTGCTCGCGGACCTCAAGACCTTCGCCGCCTCGCGGCCCACCGAGGCCCAGATCCTCAACGACACGCAGATCCGCGTCAGCCGCGTGATCCGCGGCTCGGTCCAGGACGTTTGGCGTGCGCACCACGAGCCCGCCCTGATGCAGCGCTGGCTGCTCGGCCCCGATGGCTGGACGATGCCGGTCTGCGAGATCGCGACCAAGGTCGGCCAGCGCTACCGCTTCGAGTGGGAAGCCGAGGACAAGTCGCAGCGCTTCGGCTTCGTCGGCGAGCTCCTCGAGTCCGCACCGCCCTACCGCGCCGTCACCACCGAGCAGATGATCGGGATGGACGGCGAGCCGTCGAAGAACGAGATGACCCTCACCGCCGTCCCCGCCGGCACCCTGCTCAGCATCGTCATCACCTATCCCAACAAGGAGGTGCGCGACATCGTGCTCGGCACCGGAATGACGGTCGGGATGGAGACGAGTTACGCGCGGTTGGAGAGGGAGATCCTCGTCGCGGCCTGA